ATACCAATGGTTTAAATTATGTTTACACAGAATTTTCTAGATATGATGATGTTTCAAAGCTGTTTAATTTACCTAACATCGATAAATTTCAAATAAATATTACTGAAGGTATTGCAGGTGGTGTTTTATACCCACAAACAAATACAACGTTGTTACAAAAAGACCGGTATGATGAATTTCATATATCTGGCTATGGCGTGTCACTACATGCAGGTTTAAACTTGACATTCTTTAAACATTTTTTCATTCAATTAGACATGAAAGGAGGCTACATTAACATGCCAGATATTAGAACTACAAGTAATACAGCAGAAAGTGCTTCGCAACATTTTATGTATTTGCAACGTGTGATTTCATTTGGAGGCATATTTAGAATTTAAATAAACCAAGCTTTCTTGCTTTTATTAAGCACAGTTGAAGCCTTATGTAATAATTGCACAAAGTTTTCTTGATCTAAATCTTCTAAAGTTTTTAATTGAATAGAACGGACTTGTTTGCGCTTATTATCATTTTTTAAAATAGGGAAATCGTTTTCAAGAAGAATACCTTGCACAAATGCTACATCAACATAATTCTTACCTTTTAAAATATTAAGGTAAATCATTGGCT
The nucleotide sequence above comes from Flavobacteriaceae bacterium HL-DH10. Encoded proteins:
- a CDS encoding DUF1801 domain-containing protein translates to MKPVDEYFINQKEPYQSIMLYVRSVILNTLPEVEERYSYKIPFYNIGKKPMIYLNILKGKNYVDVAFVQGILLENDFPILKNDNKRKQVRSIQLKTLEDLDQENFVQLLHKASTVLNKSKKAWFI